The sequence ACAGAAATAATCAAAGAGTGCATTACAATCAGCACAGCAAAATGTTATGCATAGCTAAGTACCTTGAGCAGCCTCCTCTGTTGTGGCTTCTTCTTCTGGCTCCTCCACCACTTCTTATTCACCGTCAACCTCACCATCAGTATCGTTCTCGTACTCATCGAATACGGTGGCACCATACCTGGAGTTGAGGTAGTCGATGGCGGCAGGGGTGAATAAGAGCTTGCGGGAGTCGAGGATGTCGTACAGGTTGAGCGTTCTGGGGCTGAGGGGCACATTGTCGTCGAACACCGTGGCAAAGAACATGGCCTTCTGCTTGGGGTCGAGCCCCCACCGCTGCAGAGCGGACACGAACTCCCCGGTCTTGGGCGCCGCCGCGAACGCCTCGTCAAACTCCTCCAAGACGAAGGCATACAGGTTGAGCGTCCTGGGGGTGAGCATCTTGAGGGAGCCGATGTTCCTGCCGTTGAGGTGCACATTGTCGTTGAACACCATGGCAAAGAACATGGCCTTCTCCTTGGGGTCGAGCCCCCACCGCTGCAGAGCGGATACGAACTCCCTGGTCTCGGGCCCCGCCGCGAACGCCTCGTCGAACTCCACCACGACGAAGGCATCCTCGGCCACTGCGGCGCTGGCGATCGCAGTGGAGATGGCTAGGCGCTTCTCCTTGCGGTTGATCTTGATGGACCAGTCATGGAGCTTGGGGCCGAACACGACGCTACAGCCGGGGTGGAGCGGGGTGCGTTGCTACCCGCGTCGCGCCTTCCCCGTCTTCTGCTGGTAGCACCCTGGAGATATTAGGAAGATTTAGGGAGTGCTGATGGGGCTTACATAGGGTTCGGTTAGGTCGGGGAAGGTCTAGAGCATGCCAGCGACGgtgagcagcggcggcggccatggtggtTCTCGGTGCTGGCTCGGCTCTGGAATGGAGAGGAGGAATTGAAGGATGCAGGAGGTAGAGGGGAGGGAAGCGGTGCTCACCAAGGGCTCCTAGAGGTCGGAGATGGTCAGCGGCGGCGGATTTGAAGGTGGCCGGAGACGGGGAAGAAATGGGGAACGGCAAAATTTGCCTCGGTTGGTGGCAGTGGAGCTCAATTGGTAGTACAGGAAGGAGGAAGGAAGGCGGGGGGGCTCCATTTTACAGGTGCCCGGGGCTGGCTCGGCCTCCACGGGCGGCAGCGGCGCGATGGCAAAGGAGGAAGGGCCGAGGCTCACCtagtggcagcggcggcgcgag is a genomic window of Phragmites australis chromosome 17, lpPhrAust1.1, whole genome shotgun sequence containing:
- the LOC133897882 gene encoding large ribosomal subunit protein uL4c-like codes for the protein MFFAMVFNDNVHLNGRNIGSLKMLTPRTLNLYAFVLEEFDEAFAAAPKTGEFVSALQRWGLDPKQKAMFFATVFDDNVPLSPRTLNLYDILDSRKLLFTPAAIDYLNSRYGATVFDEYENDTDGEVDGE